In one window of Burkholderia cepacia ATCC 25416 DNA:
- a CDS encoding LysR substrate-binding domain-containing protein: MKKLDLDVLAMVVAVAESGSFAQGAQAVHRSPSAVSMQIKALEDALGKPLFIRDTRNVTPTGEGTMLAEYGRRMLAMRDEAWASVVRPEIRGRVTIGVPDDYISSLLPQVLGKFAAMHPRVEVRVIGQPSSALVPMLKDNTVDLACLTRIKGVTGELIRLEPLVWAGSPKRNVWEERPLPVAFFTHGGSMARDQAVKALNRRKIPYRMSYESPSHLGLLSMVEAGLAVAPLARCCIPDHLVQLSESHGLPPLGELEVVLARSAQSARPPCDYLAEQILGEWRT, translated from the coding sequence ATGAAAAAGCTCGACCTCGATGTGCTCGCGATGGTGGTGGCCGTCGCCGAATCCGGATCGTTCGCTCAGGGCGCGCAGGCCGTGCACCGGTCGCCGTCGGCGGTGAGCATGCAGATCAAGGCGCTGGAAGATGCGCTCGGCAAGCCGCTCTTCATCCGCGACACGCGCAACGTGACGCCGACCGGCGAAGGCACGATGCTTGCGGAATACGGCCGCCGGATGCTGGCGATGCGCGACGAGGCCTGGGCGTCGGTCGTGCGCCCGGAGATTCGCGGCCGCGTGACGATCGGCGTGCCCGACGACTACATTTCGTCGCTGCTGCCGCAGGTGCTCGGCAAGTTCGCCGCGATGCACCCGCGTGTGGAAGTGCGCGTGATCGGCCAGCCGAGCAGCGCGCTCGTGCCGATGCTGAAGGACAACACGGTCGACCTCGCGTGCCTCACGCGGATCAAGGGCGTGACCGGCGAGCTGATCCGGCTCGAACCGCTCGTGTGGGCCGGGTCGCCGAAACGCAACGTATGGGAGGAGCGGCCGCTGCCGGTGGCCTTTTTCACGCACGGCGGCAGCATGGCGCGCGATCAGGCGGTCAAGGCGCTGAACCGGCGGAAGATCCCGTACCGGATGTCCTACGAGAGCCCGAGCCACCTCGGCCTCCTCAGCATGGTGGAGGCCGGGCTCGCGGTCGCGCCGCTGGCGCGCTGCTGCATTCCCGATCATCTCGTGCAGCTGTCGGAAAGCCACGGGCTGCCGCCGCTGGGCGAACTCGAGGTCGTGCTCGCGCGCAGCGCGCAGTCCGCGCGCCCGCCGTGCGACTACCTGGCCGAGCAGATTCTCGGCGAATGGCGTACCTGA